The nucleotide sequence TCCTGGAGGCCGGGTTTCACGTGGTCTGCGAAAAGCCCATGACGATCAGCCTGGAGCAGGCGATCGAGCTGCGCGGGATCGTCAAGAAAAGCGGCAAGGTGTTCGTGCTGACCCACAACTACACCGGCTACCCGATGGCCAAACAGGCCAAGGCCATGGTCGCAGCGGGCGAGATCGGCGCGGTCAAGAAAGTGATCGTGGAATATCCCCAGGGCTGGCTGCTCAAGCGCGTGGAGCTGGAGGGCTCGCAGCAGGCCTCCTGGCGCACCGATCCCAAGCAGGCCGGCCCGGCCGGCTGCCTGGGCGATATCGGTTCGCACTGCGCCAACCTGGTGCACTATATCACCGGGCTGGAGATCGAGGAACTCTGCGCCGACCTGACCACTTTCGCCTCCGGGCGACTGGTGGATGACGATGTCAACGTGCTGATCCACTACCAGGGCGGCGCGCGGGGCCTCCTGCACGCCAGCCAGATTTGCTCGGGCGAGGAGAACAACCTGAAGATCCGGGTCTACGGCGAGAAAGCCTCCCTGTTCTGGGCGCAGGAGCACCCGAACCAGCTCGAGGTGATCTCGAACGACGGGCCCGCCAGAATCCTCAGCCGCGGCCAGGGCTACCTTAGCGAGGCCGCGCGCCTGGGCTGCCGTATCCCGCCCGGACACCCCGAGGCCTACATCGAGTCCTTCGGCAACACCTACCTGGGCGCGGTCGCCTCGATCCGCGAGGTCGAATCCGGCCGGAAAATCAGTCCGCGCCTGGACCATCCGGGCGTGGAGGACGGGGTGCGGGGGCTGGCTTTCATCGAGACCGTGATCGAAAGCGCGAAGAGCCAGGCCAAGTGGACGGCGTTCAAGAAATTCTGACGACACACAGAGAGGGCTCGCCCAGACGGCGGGCCCTTGCATTTACCATTCAGTATAAGATGACAAGGAGGCGCAGCGTGGGACGTCCGGTAACACTTTTCACCGGCCAGTGGGCCGATCTGCCTTTTGAGACCTTGTGCGCCAAGGCGCGCGATTTCGGTTATGACGGCCTCGAACTGGCCTGCTGGGGCGACCATATGGAGCTGGACAAGGCCCTTGCCGAGCCGGATTACCTGAGCAACAAGAAAAAGACCCTCGAAAAGTACGGCCTCAAGTGCTGGGCCATCTCGAACCACCTGTCGGGCCAGCTAACGCTGGACCTCAACAACGACGGGCGCTCGGATGGGTTCGCCCCGAAGAGCCTCGCCGGTGACCCGGAGGGCCAGCGCAAGTGGGCCGTTGAGGCCCAGAAAAAAGCGGCCAAGGTGGCCAGGAAATTCGGCGTGGGCGTGGTCAACGGGTTCACCGGCTCGCCGATCTGGCACCTGACCTACAGTTTCCCGCCGGTGAGCAGGAAAATGATCGACGACGGGTACAGGAAATTCGCCGAGGTCTGGAATCCTATCCTGGACGTTTACGCCGCCGAGGGGATCAAGTTCGCCCTGGAGGTGCACCCCACCGAGATCGCTTACGACATTGTCACCACCCGCCGCGCCCTCAAGGCCATCGACAACCGCCCCGAGTTCGGGTTCAATTTCGACCCCAGCCACCTTCACTGGCAGGGGATCGACCCGGTGCGTTTCATCCAGGAGTTCGGCGACCGCATTTTCCACGTGCACATGAAAGACGCCATTGTCACCTTAGACGGCACTTCGGGGATTATCAGCAGCTACCTCAATTTCGATGAGGCCGGACGGGGCTGGAATTTCCGCAGCCTCGGGCGCGGGGATGTCAATTTCGAGGAGATCATCCGCGAGTTGAACCGTATTGGCTACAAGGGACCGCTTTCGGTGGAGTGGGAGGATGCCGGCATGGACCGCGAGCACGGGGCCGCCGAGGCCTGCGAGTTCGTGCGCAATGTCGATTTCCCGCCCTCGGCCACCGTATTCGATGAGGCTTTCGGCGAGTAACCCAAACCCCTGTTTCCGGAGACAGCGGCTATGCGCAGCAGAATCCTGTTCGTTCTGGTCACAACGACCATCGCTTGTTTCTCGCTTGTCAGGGCCGAGGAAAAGAAGGCTGAGCCGGTGGCGACCCTGCTGCTGATCAGCGGGACCGACCCCTTCCACGACTGGCGCTCCAGCCTGCCCGATTTGCGCAAGGACCTGGAGGAGGGCGGTTTCAAGGTGGTAGTGACCGAGGACCCCTGGGTGTTGACCACCGAGGGGATGAAAGCCTACGACGGGATCGTGATGCAGGCCTACCCGGACAAGCGCTGGCCCGCTCCGGTGGAGGCGGCCCTGGTCTCGCTGGTCAAGGGCGGGATGGGGATAGGGATCGTGCACAGCGCCGACAACGCGTTTCCGGGCTGGAACGAGTTCGAGGACATGGTGGGGCTTCTCTGGCGCACGGATGACACGCACCACGCCGGGCACGACCACTACGGCCCCTACACGGTCAAGATCACGGACAAGGAGCATTTCATCACCCGCGGGCTGCAGGATTTCCCGACCACGGACGAGTTGTACCGCGACCTGACCAAGTACTCGGATTTCCAGGTCCTGGCCACCGCGTTCAGCCGGGACAAGCAGGCCGACTACCCGATCCTGATGGTCAAGACCTACGGCAAGGGCCGCGTGTTCCACACCGTGCTGGGCCACGACGCGGTCTCGATGCAGGCCGCGGGGTTCCGCACCACTATACAGCGTGGTATGCTCTGGGCGATCTGTAAGGACAAATAACCTTTTCCCCTCACTCTGCGAGGCGTCAAACGATGAGCGAACACAGCGATAAGAAAAATCTGAACCGTCGTGAACTGCTCAAGTCGGGTGCATTTTTCGCCATGGCCGGCGCTGGCCTGACCGCCGCGCCGCTGATGGGGGCCGCGGCCAAGAAAGCCGCCGGGGCCAATGACCGTATCCGGGTCGGGGTGATCGGACCGGGCAAGCAGGGCCGCTCCAACATGATGGCGTTCGCCTCCAACCCCGAGATCGAGATCGCCGCGGTCTGTGACTGCTACAAGCCCAACCTCGACCTGGGGCTCAAAGCCCTGGCCGAGGCAGGCAAGACGGCGCCCAAAACTTTCGCCGATTTCCGCAAGGTGCTGGAGCTCAAGGATATCGATTGCGTGATGATCGCCTCGCCCGACCACTGGCATCCGGCCATGACCGTGATGGCCTGCCAGGCCGGCAAGGACGTGTACGTGGAAAAGCCGGTCTCGGTCTGCGTGGCCGAGGGCCGCAAGATGGTCGAGGCGGCGCGCAAATACAACCGCGTGGTGGGTGTGGGCACCCAGCAGAGATCGGGCAAGCATTTCCAGCGCGCGGTGGAGATCGTGCAGAGCGGCAAGCTGGGCCGTGTGACCGAGGTGCGCACCTGGAACTACGGCAACGAGTTCCCCAAGGGGATCGGCAACCCGCCCGACAGCCAGCCGCCCGCCGGATTGGATTGGGACATGTGGCTGGGACCGGCTCCCATGCGGCCGTTCAACATCAACCGTTTCGGCGTGGTGGATGACGACCGCTGGTCCAGTTTCCGCTGGTTCTGGGACTACGCCGGCGGCTGGCCCACCGATTGGGGCACCCACCTGATCGACATCGTGCTCTGGGCCACCAAGCAGAAAGGCCCGCGCCGTGTCACCGGCATGGGGCAGAAATTCGGGCTGCAGGACAACCGCGACACCCCGGACACCATGATCCTGTGCTACGAGTTCCCGGAATTCATCCTCACCTACGAGTGCCGCCGCTGCAGCGGCGAGAGCGGTGACGGGCATGGGTACGGGATCGAGTTCCACGGCACGGACGGCAGCCTGTATCTGAACCGTCAGGGCTACAGTTTCCGTCCGGAGAAAGAGGACAAGGGTGACGAGACCTGCGACAAGTCCCCGGCGTTCTCGGCCGGCGAGAGCGAGCAGCACTCGCTGCACGTGAAAGCGTTCATCGATTGCCTGAAGACCCGCAAGCGTTTCGCCTCGGACATCGAGGACGGGCACCTGGCCTCGGCCACCCCGCACCTGGGTAACCTGGCCCTGCGCCTGGGGCGCAGCCTGCAATACGATCCCGAGACAGAGCGTATCGCCGGCGACCCCGAGGCGGACCGCATGCTGATGCGCGACTACCGTGCCCCCTGGAAGCTGGAAGTCTGATTGTATTGAGTGTGTTTTTTGGAATAAAAGTCGTGAATGTCCTTATTGCAGTGTTTCATGGAGCCGGGTGCGGCTTGGGCCGCACCCGGTTTTTTACGTTTCGGCATGCTGTTTCATGGCTGGAAATCAGTTGTTGCATCAGTCCCTGTGCCGGCTGAAAAAAATGCCGTTGTAAAGAGTGTGAACAAGAGAGATAAACGGCAGAAAAATCCGGCTGCAATTTGAATTATCCACAATCTATCCACAGGCTTAACCGGTCGCCGGCATAGATGACTGTTATTTCTTGTTTTGCTGTAACAATAGTTCACGCAAGAAAATAAATTCAGCCCTGTCAAGTTATCAGCGCCCGTTTATCTGCTGGAAATTCCATTAACTGTATGGGCTGTGGATAACTCGTTGATTATTCGTTAACGAATTCGGCGGCGTGAGACTGTGCTGATAAAGCCGAATTAATGAGTCGTGGCCGGGGAGCGCGGGAGAGAGGAAAACCGGCAATCTCGCAACCGTTTCCGGCTCTCCGAAAGGGGGAAAGAGTTGGCGGGAGGAGGGGCGGTTAATCAAAACTGTGGCAAACACTCGACCAACCGATTGATCTGTTTGCAAATGCATGTTTTATCTAAACCATGGAGCCGATCGGCCGATAATTACTACAGATAAGTTAAATTGCGCCCGGGAAGAACGACCGCTTGAGGCTTCCGTTTCAGATGAAGGTCCGCCAACCTTTGTATGAGCCGGGGTCTTGTCGTTTTCCTCGGGCATGGCGCGGAAAACCCCGGACCCCCTGATCTCATGACCGCCGACCTGTCGACTCTATTCACCAACCTCCGATTGCTCCGTGTGCGCTACCCGGGCATTCATCGTAAACTCAGCCAGAAAATAGTCAATGGGGTGCTTGACGGCCTGTACCGGAGCGAGGACGGGCGTTACGCCTATATTGTGCAGGATGAAAATCAGCACTCGATCCTGATCAAGGAGTCGGCGCGTCAGATCGAGGCGGCGAAGAAGCGGGTGGTCATCCTGCTGGGGATCGGCATGGGCTACCAGCTTTTCGACGTGTTCCGGGCGCTGCGGGACGAGCAGAACCTCATCGCCGTGGAGACCCGCCCTGACCTGCTCTGCAAGTCCATGTACCTGCACGACTGGCGGCCGCTGCTCAACTCCCCGCGTTTCCGCCTGATGCTCGGTTTCGACCGCCCCGCCATCCACGGCCTGGCCGAGTTCCTCGCCCCGGCCACGCGGCGCGAGGACTATCTGGTCCTGGACAACAAGGTGCTGGTCACGATCGACCAGAAACTCTACTCCTGGTGGAACCTCTATTTCTATCTGGTCTCGGGCCTGGGGTACGACAGCATCCGGGTGATCAACGCCCTGATGAGCGGGTTCAACCCCTGGGACCCGGACAACCTCTACCTCAACCTGCCCTCCGAGTTCCTGGGCAAGCGCCCCGCCGACCTGGGCACGGATGAGATTTTCGGCCGTTTCCGCACCCTGGCGCAGGTGCTCAGTCCGGGGCTGGCCAGCCTGCGCAGCGGCGAGCTGCCCTGGCTGAAAAGCCAGCCTCCCGCGGGCCGGCCGGGGCGGGTCTCGGTGGTCCTGCTCTGCTGGAACCGCTCCGACCACACCACGCGCTGCCTGGAGAGCCTTCTCGGGCGGACCGAGTATCCGGATTTCGAGGTGATCGCGGTGGACAACGGCTCCACCGATGACACGCCGGAGCTGTTGCGCTCCCTGGCGCGGCAGGACAGCCGCCTGCGGCCCCTGTTCGCCGGGCGCAACCTGGGCATTGTCGCCGGCCGCCAGGCCGGACTGGAGGCGGCCTCCGGCGAGTACGTGCTGTTCCTGGACAACGACACCGAGATCGAGCGGGGCGATTTCATGCAGGTGATGGTCCAGGCCCTCGAATCCCACCCCAATGCCGGCTCCACCGGCGCTTTCGCCACAGTCTACACCTCCGACCGCAACGACTCGTTCATCCAGTGCGTCCACGTGCCGGGCATGGTCGTGCCGGTGGCCTGGTGCAGCGGCTACTGCCTGATGTCGCGGCGGGTCGCCCTGGACGAGATCGGCGGGCTGGAGGGCGAGGCGTTCCAGCCCTACGGCTCTGAGGATGTCTACCTGGGCTACAAGTTGCGCGAGCACGGCTGGATGACTGTCTCCACCGCCGACCTGGTCGCCGTGACCCACCATATCGCGCACCGGGACGACCATTACGATTACGACTGGCAGAAAGCCGGCTCGGTTAACCGCAAGATGCTTCTCGAACGTTTCGGCCCGCGCCGTCGCCTGCTGAACCCGGCCCTGGACAACAGCACGGTGCGGGGACTCTGGGACCCGGAGACCCGGGCTTTCCTGCCCAGTCCTGTCTATTCCTGCCCCAAATTGTAAACGCCCGCCTCATTTCGGGCACTCCCGGTCAGGCCGTCCTTGCCGCGGCGCGTCCAATTGTTTATGTTCCATGCCGAAAGAAAATAATTTCCACTGGCACGCGCCTTGCCATTCCTGTTCCGATTGAATTGCCTTTTCGGCGGGAGGGAACCCTGGACCGCGAAACCACCTACGCACTGCTGACCAGCTACACCCACGGCGAAAGCCTCATCCGTCACGGCCTGGCCGTGGAGGCCGCCCTGCGCGCCTACGCCCGCCGCTGGGGCGAGGATGAGGCGCTCTGGGGCGCGGTTGGCCTGATACACGATTTCGACTACGAGCAGCACCCCTCGCTCGAGGAGCACCCGCGCGTGGGAGTGGATATACTGCGTGGCCTGGGCTGGCCCGAGGAAGCCCTGCACGCCATCCTGGCCCACGGTGACGCCACCGGGACGCCCCGGACGAGCCGCCTGGACAAGGCCCTCTACGCGGTGGATGAGTTGTGTGGGTTCATCACCGCGGTGGCCCTGGTGCGGCCCTCCCTGTCCCTGGATGACCTGAGCGCCCGCAGCGTGAAAAAGAAAATGAAAGACCGCGGCTTCGCCCGCCAGGTGGACCGCGAGCAGCTCGAACGCTCCGCCGCCGACCTGGGCGTCCCGTTCGAGGAGCACGTCGATTTCGTGATCGCGGCCCTGCGGCCGGTCCAGGCCAGCCTGGGCCTCAAGCCGCTGCAGACCTGAGCGGCATCCGGCAGGGCGTTGTTTCCATCTTTACTGTATTTCCGGTGTTCCCAGATGGTGGCTTAAGATGTTTGAACCCCTCCGGAGGACGGACATGATGAGAACCCTGGCGCAGTCACTGTTGCTGTTGGCTTGCCTGTCGGTAAGCGCGGGCCCGGCCCAGGCTCAGGCAGTGTACGTGGATGTGCCGGTCAACGGCGAGCGGGCTCTGAGCACGGTTCAGGGGGTGGCCGGCCTGCCCTCCGCGTTCGGCTCGGCCGGGGATTACATCGCCGTGCTGCGCATCGCCCCCCTCGCGCCCGGAGTGAAATACGAGGCCACGCTTACCTATGACGCAGGTACGGATATCGGCTACAGTTATTCGCTGGTGGACGGCAGCCCGTTCGGCCAAGACTGGGCCTCTTTTGTGGGGATCGGCAGCGGCACCGGCACGCGCGAACTGGCCGGCAAGCAGGAGAAACTCCTGTTCACGATCGATCCGCAGAGCACCTCCAACACGATGTACCTGGTGCTGCGCACCAACAAGCCGTTCAACTGCCGCTGGGCGTTCAGCAACCATCCCAGCGGTGTGACCAAGGATTCGCAGGACCGCTGGGGCTACTATTACGTTTCGGATTTCGACGACAGCCACCGCTCGCCGTTCCTGCTCAAGCGCGGCTCCGCCGTGGCAGTCGCCCAGCCGCAGCAGAAACAGGGCCCCTGGGTCGAGATCCCGGTGAACGGCGAGAAAACAGCCACCACGGCGCAGGGCCTCACCGGATTGCCCTCCGGGTTCGGTTCGGCCGAGGACTATATGGTGGTGCTGCGCCTGGCCCCGCTGAAGCCGGGAGTGCGCTACGAGGCCACGCTCACTTTCGACGCCGGCACGGATATCGGCTACGGCTACTCGCTGGTGGATGGCGACCCGTTCCAGAGTGGCTGGGCCTCGTTTGTCGGCACGGGCACTGGCACCGGCACGCGCGAGATGAAAGACAAGCAGCAGAAAATCCTGTTCACGGTAGACCCGAAAAGCACCTCCAACGCCCTTTATCTGCCGTTCAGGACGAACAAGCCGTTCACGTTTCGTTTCAGTATAACCGACACGCCCAGCGGGGTGACCCCGGCCTCCCAGGACCGCTGGGGCTATTACTATGTGGATGATCTGGACGCGGACCACTACTCGCCGTTCCTGCTCAAGAACAGCACCGCCGCCGAGGCGCCAGTCCAGCCGGTGCAGAAACAGGGCCCCTGGGTGGAGATCCCGGTGGGCGGCGAGAAAACAGTCACTACGGCGCAGGGCCTCACCGGGCTGCCCTCCGGGTTCGGCTCGGCCGAGGAATACATGGTAGTGCTGCGCCTGGCCCCGCTGAGGCCTGGGGTGCGCTACGAGGGCACCCTGACTTTCGACGCCGGCACCGATATCGGCTACGGCTACGCGCTGGTGGACGGCGATCCGTTCCTGGGTGACTGGTTCTCTTTTGTGGGCTCCGGCACCGGCACCGGCACGCGCGAGATGAAAGACAAGCAGCAGAAAATCCTGTTCACGGTAGACCCGAAAAGCACCTCCAGCGCACTGTACCTGCCGTTCAGGACCAACAAGCCGTTCACGTTCCGTTACGCGATCAGCGACAAGCCCAGCGGAGTGACCCCGGCCTCCCAGGACCCTTGGGGCTATTACTATGTGGATGATCTGGATGTGGACCACTACTCGCCGTTCCTGCTACAGCGGTGAGGCAAGTTAAATCGGAAAGTTCAAAGACCGGAGCCCGCGGTCCGGCACACGGGCCGCGCCCGGTTATTTTAATGAAATGGCATTCCTGTATTTACCCACGCCGGGAGTCCCAGCGGGACGCCCGGACCAACCGTTAATCCGCATCAACGACGTGAACTGAGAGCCATGATCAAGGTAGACGGATTGACCAAGTATTACGGAGCGACGCTGGCGGTCGATTCGGTCTCGTTCGAGGTGCAGCGCGGCGAGGTGGTGGGGTTCCTCGGCCCCAACGGGGCGGGAAAAACCACCACCATGCGCATGATCACCTGCTACCTCAGGCCGAGCGCCGGCAGCGTGAACGTGGCGGGTTTCGACATCCAGGCCTCCCCCCTGGAGGTGAGACGCCGGATCGGCTACCTGCCCGAAAACTGCCCGCTGTACCCCGAGATGAACGTGCTGGACTACCTGCGCTACATCGCCGAGCTGCGCCAGGTGGAAAAATCGAAGCGTGAGGGCCGGGTGCGCCGGATGGTGGAGCTGACCGGCCTGGGGGCGGTGACGCACAAGGACATCGGCGAGCTGTCCAAGGGTTTCCGCCAGCGGGTCGGGCTGGCCCAGGCCATGGTCCACGAGCCGGACATCCTGGTGCTGGACGAGCCCACGAGCGGCCTGGACCCCAACCAGATCATCGAGATCCGCCAGCTCATCCGCGACATCGGCCGCGAGAAGACGATCATCCTGAGCACGCATATCCTGCCCGAGGTGAGCGCCACCTGCGGCCGGGTGCTGATTATCAGCAACGCGCGCCTGGTTGCCAGCGGCACGCCCGAGGAGCTGGCCGCCAGCTCCAGCGGCGCCGAGCTTCTGCACGTGGTGCTCCGCGGGCCCCAGGATGAGGTCTACGCCGCCCTGCGCGAGGCCGATTTTATCGCCTCGTTCCATCGCGGCGAGGGCGAGGCCTCCGACTCGTCCGGCGACTGGCTGACCCTCGAGATCACGAGCCAGGCGGGAGATATCCGCGAGAAGCTGTTCCGTCTGGTGGTTGAGCGGGGCTGGTCGCTGCGCGAGCTGCACCGCGAGAAAATGAGCCTGGAAGAGGTGTTCACCCGGATCACCACCGCCTGAGCCGGGCGGCCGGGCCCAACCCGAACGACAAC is from bacterium and encodes:
- a CDS encoding ThuA domain-containing protein is translated as MRSRILFVLVTTTIACFSLVRAEEKKAEPVATLLLISGTDPFHDWRSSLPDLRKDLEEGGFKVVVTEDPWVLTTEGMKAYDGIVMQAYPDKRWPAPVEAALVSLVKGGMGIGIVHSADNAFPGWNEFEDMVGLLWRTDDTHHAGHDHYGPYTVKITDKEHFITRGLQDFPTTDELYRDLTKYSDFQVLATAFSRDKQADYPILMVKTYGKGRVFHTVLGHDAVSMQAAGFRTTIQRGMLWAICKDK
- a CDS encoding glycosyltransferase family 2 protein encodes the protein MTADLSTLFTNLRLLRVRYPGIHRKLSQKIVNGVLDGLYRSEDGRYAYIVQDENQHSILIKESARQIEAAKKRVVILLGIGMGYQLFDVFRALRDEQNLIAVETRPDLLCKSMYLHDWRPLLNSPRFRLMLGFDRPAIHGLAEFLAPATRREDYLVLDNKVLVTIDQKLYSWWNLYFYLVSGLGYDSIRVINALMSGFNPWDPDNLYLNLPSEFLGKRPADLGTDEIFGRFRTLAQVLSPGLASLRSGELPWLKSQPPAGRPGRVSVVLLCWNRSDHTTRCLESLLGRTEYPDFEVIAVDNGSTDDTPELLRSLARQDSRLRPLFAGRNLGIVAGRQAGLEAASGEYVLFLDNDTEIERGDFMQVMVQALESHPNAGSTGAFATVYTSDRNDSFIQCVHVPGMVVPVAWCSGYCLMSRRVALDEIGGLEGEAFQPYGSEDVYLGYKLREHGWMTVSTADLVAVTHHIAHRDDHYDYDWQKAGSVNRKMLLERFGPRRRLLNPALDNSTVRGLWDPETRAFLPSPVYSCPKL
- a CDS encoding Gfo/Idh/MocA family oxidoreductase, producing MASQPTDILKRKLRMGMVGGGEGAFIGAVHRRGALMDGQIELTAGAFDVDPERGRRYGVESLYLCPTRCYGTFAEMAAAEAALPADKRIDFVSVVTPNNMHFPVAKAFLEAGFHVVCEKPMTISLEQAIELRGIVKKSGKVFVLTHNYTGYPMAKQAKAMVAAGEIGAVKKVIVEYPQGWLLKRVELEGSQQASWRTDPKQAGPAGCLGDIGSHCANLVHYITGLEIEELCADLTTFASGRLVDDDVNVLIHYQGGARGLLHASQICSGEENNLKIRVYGEKASLFWAQEHPNQLEVISNDGPARILSRGQGYLSEAARLGCRIPPGHPEAYIESFGNTYLGAVASIREVESGRKISPRLDHPGVEDGVRGLAFIETVIESAKSQAKWTAFKKF
- a CDS encoding Gfo/Idh/MocA family oxidoreductase, which produces MSEHSDKKNLNRRELLKSGAFFAMAGAGLTAAPLMGAAAKKAAGANDRIRVGVIGPGKQGRSNMMAFASNPEIEIAAVCDCYKPNLDLGLKALAEAGKTAPKTFADFRKVLELKDIDCVMIASPDHWHPAMTVMACQAGKDVYVEKPVSVCVAEGRKMVEAARKYNRVVGVGTQQRSGKHFQRAVEIVQSGKLGRVTEVRTWNYGNEFPKGIGNPPDSQPPAGLDWDMWLGPAPMRPFNINRFGVVDDDRWSSFRWFWDYAGGWPTDWGTHLIDIVLWATKQKGPRRVTGMGQKFGLQDNRDTPDTMILCYEFPEFILTYECRRCSGESGDGHGYGIEFHGTDGSLYLNRQGYSFRPEKEDKGDETCDKSPAFSAGESEQHSLHVKAFIDCLKTRKRFASDIEDGHLASATPHLGNLALRLGRSLQYDPETERIAGDPEADRMLMRDYRAPWKLEV
- a CDS encoding sugar phosphate isomerase/epimerase, which produces MGRPVTLFTGQWADLPFETLCAKARDFGYDGLELACWGDHMELDKALAEPDYLSNKKKTLEKYGLKCWAISNHLSGQLTLDLNNDGRSDGFAPKSLAGDPEGQRKWAVEAQKKAAKVARKFGVGVVNGFTGSPIWHLTYSFPPVSRKMIDDGYRKFAEVWNPILDVYAAEGIKFALEVHPTEIAYDIVTTRRALKAIDNRPEFGFNFDPSHLHWQGIDPVRFIQEFGDRIFHVHMKDAIVTLDGTSGIISSYLNFDEAGRGWNFRSLGRGDVNFEEIIRELNRIGYKGPLSVEWEDAGMDREHGAAEACEFVRNVDFPPSATVFDEAFGE
- a CDS encoding HDIG domain-containing protein; protein product: MPFRREGTLDRETTYALLTSYTHGESLIRHGLAVEAALRAYARRWGEDEALWGAVGLIHDFDYEQHPSLEEHPRVGVDILRGLGWPEEALHAILAHGDATGTPRTSRLDKALYAVDELCGFITAVALVRPSLSLDDLSARSVKKKMKDRGFARQVDREQLERSAADLGVPFEEHVDFVIAALRPVQASLGLKPLQT
- a CDS encoding ABC transporter ATP-binding protein — protein: MIKVDGLTKYYGATLAVDSVSFEVQRGEVVGFLGPNGAGKTTTMRMITCYLRPSAGSVNVAGFDIQASPLEVRRRIGYLPENCPLYPEMNVLDYLRYIAELRQVEKSKREGRVRRMVELTGLGAVTHKDIGELSKGFRQRVGLAQAMVHEPDILVLDEPTSGLDPNQIIEIRQLIRDIGREKTIILSTHILPEVSATCGRVLIISNARLVASGTPEELAASSSGAELLHVVLRGPQDEVYAALREADFIASFHRGEGEASDSSGDWLTLEITSQAGDIREKLFRLVVERGWSLRELHREKMSLEEVFTRITTA